Proteins encoded within one genomic window of Eurosta solidaginis isolate ZX-2024a chromosome 1, ASM4086904v1, whole genome shotgun sequence:
- the LOC137233982 gene encoding serine proteinase stubble-like isoform X1, producing MRFVTTNLLFICVVLSVTFLSQYYTQAASVDSDDDEPRHLTNNQSSFFQSQSDSPFSKGYVMAKTSKRVGRVETNKVKQNNRLKAGGESSSLDSESDADSVSESRDADSEDDDDDDEDEYYNDSDDEESSSTDSSSDENIPRLLSQSAINRISETLGALNTMGHLLVDITRGGQHEPKPETYQASGVENEVNIATSTVSGMSTTSAITTTSTTMAAPSRKFSDVNPTAKILAPPSHESNLVNEQKMTNLKTLVKREGETQTPGNLMFVETKDTNKKKKKKKKNRNKVKKPATGAGSQTQQLEKLPTTMRPSTTTHPTTTHSIDRVDQLPATTEDVICKDAENYCKTPNGRPGRCEDLSSCPALLLNLSSLRESLCFKSLFVPGVCCPLPESSTMLTTQRPLKLTTKAPVTAIATKRPTTPHPASSPSLVLIPQLKPSTTTTTTTTTPNPLGNELELLGNNNIVDPEECGQQEYSSGRIVGGVEAPNGQWPWMAAIFLHGPKRTEFWCGGSLIGSNYILTAAHCTRDSRQKPFAARQFTVRLGDIDLSTDAEPSAPVTFAVKEVRAHERY from the exons ATGCGCTTtgtcacaacaaatttactattcATATGTGTTG TGCTCTCAGTCACATTTCTCTCTCAGTATTATACACAAGCGGCCAGCGTTGACTCAGATGATGACGAGCCAAGGCACTTGACAAACAACCAAT CGTCTTTTTTTCAGTCGCAATCGGACTCACCATTCTCCAAAGGATACGTGATGGCTAAAACTTCGAAACGAGTTGGACGTGTGGaaacaaataaagtaaaacaaaataatcgCCTGAAAGCTGGCGGAGAGTCATCATCTTTAGATTCAGAATCAGATGCTGATTCGGTATCTGAAAGTAGAGATGCCGACTCGGAGGATGACGACGATGATGATGAAGATGAGTACTATAACGATAGCGATGATGAAGAGAGCAGTAGCACAGATAGTAGTAGTGATGAAAATATTCCGCGACTACTCTCTCAATCGGCAATCAATCGCATCTCGGAAACTTTAGGAGCACTTAATACAATGGGACATTTGTTGGTGGATATAACGCGCGGTGGGCAGCATGAACCCAAACCTGAAACGTATCAAGCGTCTGGTGTGGAAAATGAGGTGAATATTGCCACTAGTACTGTTAGTGGGATGAGTACAACAAGCGCTATAACGACTACTAGTACAACGATGGCAGCGCCATCTAGAAAATTTAGTGACGTAAATCCGACAGCTAAGATACTTGCGCCACCGTCACATGAGAGTAATCTCGTAAACGAGCAAAAAATGACCAATTTAAAGACATTAGTTAAGCGCGAGGGAGAAACACAAACGCCAGGGAATCTCATGTTCGTTGAAACCAAAGATAccaacaagaagaagaagaaaaagaagaagaatcgGAATAAAGTTAAGAAACCAGCAACGGGTGCGGGTAGTCAAACGCAACAACTAGAAAAACTACCCACCACAATGCGACCAAGCACGACTACCCACCCGACAACCACACACTCAATAGATCGTGTTGATCAGTTGCCAGCGACTACTGAAGATGTGATCTGTAAAGACGCCGAAAATTATTGCAAAACACCCAACGGGCGTCCTGGCCGCTGCGAAGATCTGAGTAGCTGTCCCGCTTTATTATTGAACTTAAGCAGTTTACGTGAATCATTGTGTTTCAAAAGCCTTTTTGTACCCGGGGTCTGTTGTCCATTGCCAGAGTCTTCAACTATGCTCACAACACAACGTCCACTAAAGTTGACCACAAAAGCGCCAGTTACTGCGATAGCAACAAAACGTCCAACTACACCACATCCAGCATCATCACCTAGTTTGGTGTTAATACCACAGTTAAAACCCTCAACaaccaccacaacaacaacgactACACCAAACCCGCTGGGCAATGAGTTAGAACTGCTAGGCAACAATAATATTGTAGATCCAGAAGAGTGTGGACAACAGGAATATTCCTCGGGGCGTATTGTTGGTGGAGTTGAAGCACCGAATGGTCAATGGCCATGGATGGCGGCAATATTTTTGCATGGTCCCAAACGTACAGAGTTCTGGTGTGGTGGCTCGCTTATTGGTTCCAATTATATTTTGACAGCAGCGCATTGTACGAGAGATTCGCGTC